In Glandiceps talaboti chromosome 4, keGlaTala1.1, whole genome shotgun sequence, a single window of DNA contains:
- the LOC144434072 gene encoding peroxisomal bifunctional enzyme-like has product MAGYHKEGSVAVIALKNPPVNVLSHHVRSAIVESIQKAESDRNVSSVVICGHGDVFCAGADIKEFKTGNSLQDPVLADVIHCIEDCNKPVVAAIKGLAFGGGLLVALGCHYRISDENARVSFPEVQIGILPSASATQRLTRVAGIASSLDIIVTGRHVSAKEAHRIGILDKIISGDVVKNAIQFAQSVAKQPVGPRRVKNMPVKDVEYADLLFTEIRKRVMQKACGAIAPMHCVRAVEAAVKSPSYMEGLLVERELALQLMTGGQAAALQYAFFAERKAQKWELPGGKITYKSAKPLPVKTAAVIGCGTMGTGIAMSFIDNNIPIYLLELNQQLLDRGMDRIRYVYQSSVEKGRISEETAKKRLALITPTLDYNSFKDVDVVVEVVFENMELKKKVFAKLDSVCKPTAVLCSNTSVLNIDEIASATKRPDKVIGTHFFVPAHRMKMLETVRGKQTSPETIATAMTMGKTLGKIPVLVGNCYAFLANRMYLCRQSESLFLVEEGCLPEEVDNVMEDYGFPFGPFKVLDMVGADTSQRVREEAGLVGKNAPPGVPPRYRNGQRYCPIPDMMFEKGLLGQKAGKGYYRYERPGDYKTTTNPDMKDMLVMYCREHGIQRRKIPYQEIMERLLYSAINEGFRILEDGIATRMEDIDTIWIYAYGWPRHTGGPMYYATKMVGLPKVYERICYYQSKHPDVMHWQPSDLMKKMVAKKTTASL; this is encoded by the exons TCATCATGTAAGGTCTGCTATTGTTGAAAGTATACAG AAAGCTGAAAGTGACCGTAATGTATCGTCTGTTGTTATCTGTGGACATGGTGATGTATTCTGTGCAGGTGCTGACATTAAAGAATTCAAAACAGGCAACTCTCTTCAAG ATCCAGTTTTAGCTGACGTGATCCACTGTATTGAAGACTGCAATAAACCTGTAGTAGCTGCTATCAAAGGACTGGCATTTGGAGGAGGTTTACTAGTAGCATTAGGTTGTCATTATAGAATTAGTGATGAAAATGCAAG AGTATCATTTCCTGAAGTTCAGATTGGTATACTACCATCAGCATCAGCAACCCAGAGACTAACTAGGGTAGCTGGTATTGCTAGTTCACTGGATATTATTGTAACTGGACGACATGTTTCAGCCAAAGAAGCTCACAGAATTGGTATCTTGGACAAG ATAATATCTGGAGATGTCGTCAAGAATGCTATCCAGTTTGCTCAATCTGTTGCTAAGCAGCCAGTTGGTCCACGTCGTGTAAAGAATATGCCAGTCAAAGATGTGGAATATGCCGATCTGTTGTTTACAG AGATCAGAAAGAGAGTAATGCAGAAAGCGTGTGGAGCCATTGCACCAATGCACTGTGTGAGGGCAGTAGAAGCTGCTGTGAAATCTCCAAGCTACATGGAAGGCCTTCTTGT agagagagaacttGCCTTACAGTTGATGACAGGTGGACAAGCTGCAGCCTTGCAGTATGCATTCTTTGCTGAAAGAAAAGCACAGAAA tgGGAATTACCAGGTGGTAAAATTACATACAAATCAGCTAAGCCATTACCAGTAAAGACAGCTGCTGTGATTGGATGTGGTACCATGGGTACTGGTATTGCTATGTCATTCATTGACAATAATATTCCCATCTACTTACTGGAGTTAAATcaacag TTACTGGATCGAGGGATGGATCGTATACGATATGTCTATCAAAGCAGTGTTGAGAAAGGACGTATTTCGGAAGAAACGGCAAAGAAACGATTAGCACTGATTACTCCTACTTTAGACTACAACAGTTTCAAAGACGTTGATGTTGTTGTGGAAGTTGTCTTTGAGAATATGGAATTGAAGAAAAAAGTGTTTGCCAAGTTAGACAGTGTGTGTAAACCAACAGCTGTACTTTGTAGTAATACATCTGTATTGAATATTGATGAG ATTGCTAGTGCCACCAAGAGACCAGACAAAGTCATTGGTACTCATTTCTTTGTTCCTGCCCATCGCATGAAAATGTTGGAGACAGTAAGGGGCAAACAAACTTCCCCagaaaccatagcaacagcaatgACAATGGGTAAAACTTTGGGTAAG ATACCAGTGCTTGTTGGCAATTGTTATGCATTTCTTGCCAATAGGATGTATCTTTGTAGGCAATCTGAG TCCTTATTCTTGGTTGAGGAGGGATGTTTACCAGAAGAAGTTGACAATGTTATGGAAGACTATGGGTTTCCATTTGGTCCATTTAAAGTTTTAGATATGGTAG GTGCTGATACTTCTCAGCGTGTACGTGAAGAAGCAGGTCTGGTTGGTAAAAATGCCCCTCCTGGAGTTCCACCTCGTTACCGTAATGGCCAACGTTACTGCCCAATACCTGATATGATGTTTGAAAAAGGACTGCTAGGACAAAAAGCAG GAAAAGGATACTATCGATATGAAAGACCAGGAGACTACAAGACAACAACTAATCCTGATATGAAAGATATGCTTGTCATGTACTGTAGAGAACATGGCATACAGAGAAGAAAAATACCTTATCAG GAAATCATGGAGCGTTTACTATACAGTGCTATCAATGAAGGATTCAGAATCTTAGAAGATGGTATCGCTACCAGGATGGAAGACATTGATACAATCTG GATCTATGCCTATGGATGGCCTAGACATACAGGTGGTCCTATGTACTATGCAACCAAAATGGTAGGACTACCAAAAGTGTATGAAAggatatgttactatcagtcCAAACATC